The genomic stretch CGGAAGTGGTGGATGAAGATGATTTTGATAATGACGTGAGCATACCTCCCGAGGTGCTGTTCGAGTTTGTCAATGAATTACCGGAGAAATACCGGCTGGTCTTCAACTTGTACGTCATGGAAGACATGCAACACAAGGAGATAGCAGCATTATTAGGTATATCCGACGGTACATCGAAATCTAACCTGGCACGGGCGAAAGAAATTTTGAAAAGGAAGATAAATGCATATTTGAGAGATGAGTGAGAAGATTGAAAAATTATTTAAAAACGCTTTGGAACAAGTTTCCGTTGAACCTCCAGCACGAGTGTGGGAAGGAATAAACTCCCATTTCGTGATGAAGCAAAGACGTCTAAGGCGAATTTACACGTATAGTGGTATTGCTGCAGCGGTAATATTATTGTTCGGCGTGGGATTTTTCATGCAAAGCAAACATACCGATATCTATACCCCGACATCTGTTGCCACTCTGAATTCAAGTATTAATAATCAGGATAATAATAAGATACTAGCATTTACTTCTACCCCTTATTCAATACCAGAAATAAAGAAAAAAAGAGAAGAGTATACCGTAGAGCATCTTGCTCCGGTTCCAATTTCCATTTCCGCTTTAACCGGTTTGGAGAACGAGCAACCGGAAGGTGATTTAAAGAAAGCATCCGTTCGTGCAGGTTTTATCCCTTTGGTAAATCAAAATGCGATAGAAAACCAACGTAAATATACGGAACTTTTGGACGGGAAAAGTATAACCACGGTAAAGACTACCAATAAAGTAAAATCAGAAGATGCTAAAATGTTTACTGTAGGTGGATATGTCTCTCCTGGATATTCGTCCGGTAGCTATAAAACAAGTGGAACAAATGCCCGTTCTGCCCAGTATGAAAGTAGCCAGATGAGTGGTATTTTTAATGTAGGTGGAGGGTTGACTTTCGCCGTAAAACCGACTAAACGAATCTCTATAGAAACCGGTTTAGGATATTCCCGTATGGGACAAAAGACGGATGATGCACAAGTGTATGTGCCTCGTTCTGATATGGTGTCATATAATGCTAACACTCATGCCTATACCCCACTTGGTAGCGTAAAAAACAAAGCCAATGCGACCGTTTCTTCTCCCGAAACCTTTGTTTCGTTAAAAACAGAACAGGATGAAGACGGAAGTATCGAGCAGCAATTCGATGCTATTGAGATTCCTTTAATTTTCCGTTATCATTTGAATGATAATAGAGTAAAATTTAGTGTGTTAGGTGGGTTTGGTGCCAGTTTTATGGTACGTAACCATACTTACGTGAATTACAATGGGAAGAAAGAATTTATGGGAGAAGCCGAGGACATCAGAACGTTTAATATCAGTACGAATATCGGTTTCGGTATCGAGTATCCCCTTTCAAAATCAATCCACATAAAAGTGGAACCGGGATTCAAATATTATTTACAATCCTTGAGTAAGAGTGCAGAAATTGATTTTAAACCTTACTCGTTCACGTTCTCCACTGGAATCGGAATTAATTTCTAATTAATATTTACGATTTAATATCTCGCTGGAAATTATCGCTTGACGAATATCAAAATCAAAATGTTCGGTAATTGAATTATTTGGTTGCTCGTTAGCCTCTTCATCATCTTTAAAGAGAACCACCTCTTTCTTAGTCCGTCCTCTTCTGGTTTGTTGCAGTTGTTCAAGCATGGCATAACGTTCTTCATCTGTTTTACCAAAATTATTCACGTTTATCTCTCTCCCCGCTCTTTCTACAAGTTCATCGCTATTTGATATCGGAGCAAAAACAGGTTCCGGAGATGGGATTTCCGGTTCTTGTGAAATCACGACAATCTCATCATCCAAATCATCATATTCTTCTTCCGGAAGATGAAATTCGGGAGGTGTATTTTTTGCTTTTTTCTCCTTGGAAGCCTTAAACCAGCCTATTGCACTCGCACCTAACGTCAACAGTAAGTAAACAATTAAATCAACACCTTTATCGCTCATAATATCAACAAATAAATTATTCCGAAACCTTTAATAATATCCAATTATTTATCAAATATACTGTTTTTTTGAACACGGGAAAGCAATCGCAAGAAAAATATTGCATGAAACGCTTTTTTATATAAAAAAATAATATTCTTTTTTTACCTTTGTCTGCAAGTAATATTACGTTTGGAACAATAAAAATTAAATATCCGGATGAGAACGAAAAGAGCATTAATCAGTGTATTTGACAAAAGTGGGATTGTTGATTTTGCTAAATCGCTAAATTCTATGGGTTGGGAAATTATTTCTACCGGGGGAACCTCTAAGAAATTGAAAGAAGAGGGACTACAGGTGAAAGATATTTCAGATTTAACCCAATTCCCAGAGTGTTTTGATGGAAGAGTGAAAACCCTTCACCCAAATGTAGAGGGAGGTATCTTAGCGATACGAGACAACGAGAAACATAAGCAACAGATGACCGAACTTGGGATAGAACCTATTGATATGGTCGTTTGTAATCTATATCCTTTTAAGGAAACCATTCTTAAAGCAGGAGTTTCACACGAAGAAATTATCGAGAATATCGATATTGGCGGGCCGACTATGATTCGTGCCGCAGCGAAGAATTATCCTTTCGTGACGGTGATTACAGATCCGAAAGATTACACAAAAGTAATCGAGGAAATTCAAGCTCATGGGGATACTTCACTTGAAACCAAAGAGCTATTAGCTGCTAAAGTATTTATTCATACTGCGCATTATGATGCTCTAATAGCCAACTATTTCTCTAAACGATTAAATATTCAATCACCGAAGACCTTGACCTTAACGTTCGAAAAGAAACAAGATCTTCGTTATGGAGAGAATCCACACCAGTCAGCCACTTTCTATACCCAAATTCAGGAGACAGAGGGCACGTTAACCGGGGCGGTTCAGTTACATGGAAAAGAATTATCTTACAATAATATCGGTGACACCGACGGGGCTTTAGAAACCTTGAAAGAGTTTGAAGAACCGACGGTTGTTGCTGCAAAACACGCAAATCCTTGTGGTGTTGGTAGTGCTGCGACTCTTGCAGAGGCCTTCAAAAAAGCTTACGAGGCTGATCCTGTTTCTATTTTTGGTGGAATCATTGCGGTAAACCGGGAAGTAGACAAGGCAACGGCAGAAGTCATGTCCCCTATTTTCCTGGAAGTGATTGTAGCTCCTTCTTTCTCAGAAGAAGCTTTGACTATTCTTACCAAAAAGAAGAATCTGAGATTATTACAGGTATCTAATATTAGTAAGAGAGATTATACTTCACCCAAAGCAAAAACAGTATTGGGAGGTCTGTTGATTCAAGATATGGACCAACAATTACTTGACGGTGAGTTGAAATACGTCACCAATCGTCGTCCTTCGGAAAAAGAACTAGAAGACTTGTTGTTTGCATGGAAAGTTGTCAAGCATACTAAATCTAATGCAATTGCGATTGCAAAAGACAAATGTACCACGGGAGTTGGTCCAGGACAAGTAAGCAGAATCTGGGCATTGGAAAATGCCATTCGTCAAGGCGGGGAGAGAATTAAGGATAGCGTGATGGCATCGGATGCCTTCTTCCCTTTCGCTGATTGTGTTGAGGCTGCTCACAAAGCTGGCATCACCGCAATCATTCAACCGGGCGGATCTATCCATGATCAGGATTCGATTGATGCGGCCAACAAGTATAATATTGCGATGATTTTTACTGGAATGAGACACTTCAAACATTAATTGATTATGGGTTTGTTTTCTTTTTTAACACAAGATATAGCGATCGACTTGGGTACGGCGAATACGATCATCATCATGAATGACAAGATGGTTGTAAACGAGCCATCCATTGTTGCCGTCGATAAAAAAACAGAGAAGGTAATTGCTATTGGTGAAAGAGCTCGCCAGATGCAGGGTAAGACGCACGAGTATATAAAGACCATTCGCCCGTTGAGAGACGGTGTGATTGCGGACTTTAATGCGGCCGAACAGATGATTCGGGGTATGATCAAGATGGCAAACGGAAAGAGCAAGTTTTTCTCTCCTTCTTTGCGTATCGTGGTTTGTATACCTTCCGGAAGTACGGAGGTTGAACTACGTGCCGTACGTGACTCTGCCGAACACGCCGGAGGACGTGATGTTTATATGATTTACGAGCCGATGGCAGCCGCTTTGGGTATCGGCTTGGACGTGGAAGCTCCAGAGGGTAACATGATCGTGGATATAGGTGGTGGTACCACGGAGATCGCCGTGATCTCTTTGGGAGGTATCGTTACCAACAAGTCTATCCGTATTGCCGGTGATGACTTGACGGATGATATTCAAGAATACATGAGACATCAACACAATATCAAGATTGGAGAACGTACAGCAGAAGAAATTAAAATTCATGTTGGTTCTGCTTTGTCCGAACTGGATGAACCTCCTGCAGATTTCGTGGTGCAAGGACCGAATCAGATGACCTCTCTTCCGGTTGAAGTACCTGTTTCCTATCAAGAGATAGCTCATTGTATCGAGAAATCCATTTCTAAGATTGAAATTGCAATCCTAGCCGCTTTGGAACAGACTCCTCCCGAGCTGTATGCAGACATTGTGAACAAAGGAATATATTTGGCTGGTGGTGGTGCATTGTTGCGCGGGTTGGATAAACGTTTGACCGACAAGCTAAACATTCCATTCCATATTGCTGAAGATCCATTGCGAGCCGTGGCCAGAGGTACGGGAATTGCACTAAAGAACGTAGACAGGTTCTCATTCCTTATAAGATAGTGATGTGAAAGAGATTATAAAACTGATATTAAAATATCATTTTACTATTATTTTTATATTACTGGAAATCGTAAGTTTCTCTCTGATTATTCGTCATAACGAATATCAGAGAGCAATTTTCTCTGAAAGTGCTTCTACTCTATTCGGGAATATCTCGTCAACGATCACGAGTATAAAAGATTATTTTCGTTTAAAAGAGATGAACGAATCTTTGGCAAATGAAAATATCCTGCTGAAAAATCGTTTGGAAAAGTATGAGTTTTTACGAGATACGATTATCCATGGTACGGTTGTGCAAGATAGCATACCTGTTTACGAGTATATCGGGGCAAAACAGGTCAATGCGACATATAACCGGACGAAAAATTACATTACTTTAAATCAAGGACGAAAAAACGGTCTTCAGAAAGAAATGGCCGTTTGTACACCTGAAGGGATCGTGGGACTTATTCAAGATTTAAGTGATCATTTTGCCGTAGTCATCCCCTTGATCAACGTGGATTCCCGAATTTCAGCCAAAATAAAAAAGAATAACTATTACGGTTCTTTGCAATGGGATGGTAATGATTATGCTTATTCTTATCTGAATGATATTCCCTATCACGTGGAAGTAAATGCCGGGGACACGATTGTTACTTCCGGTCTCTCAAAAATCTTTCCAGAAGGAATTGTCGTGGGATATGTGGAATCTGTTGATAAGGAAACTGCGAACTTCTTAAAGATAAAGGTCAAACTAGCCGTTGATTTCAAACGCATAAACCATGTTTATGTCATATTGAATAACAAGAAAAATGAGCAAACAAGTTTAGAAGCCATAAACTATCATGAATAATATAAACTATTTCATTCATTTGTTGATACTTTCTTTATTACAGATTGTAATCGTGGATAATATTCACCTTGGCTCCTATTTCTATTTGAATATTTATATTCTGGCTCTTTACATTTTACCTTATAAGATGAAAGGTATACCATTACTGTTATTCGGGTTCTTTTTAGGTTTAATCATGGATTTGGCAGATAACACAGTCGGTATTCATGCTGCGGCATCTACTTTCATCGCTTATATTCGTCCCCGGTTATTGCAATTGACCTCTACCCGGGAAGAAATAGACGACACGCATGGAGGGCAAGGTCTGACGGATGTCAGGTGGTTTCTGAAATACACGTTTGTTTCCACGCTGTTATTCAACGTGGTATTGATTTTGACAGAAGCCTTTACTTTTAACGATATTCTGATCTCGATTATCCGGATTATTTTAAGTACCTTTATCTCAATGTTGTTCATGCTACTCTACTATTTCATCGGAATTAAGAAAGTACAGCAATAAAAGCGTGGTTTTAATCGATTAATGAATTCTTGAAATGAACAAATTCGGGTATAGACAAGGGATTATATCAGGAATTATTATCAGTGTATGTGTCGTGTACCTCCTACGATTGTTTACCTATCAGGTGGTGTCCGACAAATATAAAGTTATGGCTGAAAATAATTCCCAGCGGACGGAAACCGAATATCCGGCACGAGGATTAATATATGATCGGAATAACAAACTTTTGGTTGATAATCAAGCAGCATACGATTTAATGATTATTCCCAATCAGGTAAAAAAATTTGATACTTTAGAATTAATTTCCATTCTGGATATAACGAAAGAATCTTTGGAAAAAAGGATTCAAGATTGTCGGGATTATGCGAAATTCAAACCTTCGGTTCTTGTTTCTCAGATCCCCGGAAACAAATATGCTGTTCTTCAAGAAAAACTTTATCGTTATCCGGGTTTCTACATACAAACTAGAACGTTACGAAAATATAATGTAAACCATTCTGCAGATGTTTTCGGCTATATCGGAGAGGTGAATTCCGAACAGATGAAAGATCCCTATTATGCACAAGGAGATTACATTGGGATCAGTGGATTGGAAAAAACATACGAGAAACACCTTCGCGGTACCAAGGGAAAACGGGTCGTTCTTGTCGACAATAAAAACCGGGTGAAAGGTTCGTTTGCGGATGGAGAATATGACGAAGATGCCATTGTCGGTGAAAATCTATATACCACATTAGATGTTGACCTACAAGAATACGCCTACGAACTCATGCAGAACAAAAAAGGCGGAATCGTGGCCATTGAACCTTCTACGGGGGAAATATTGGTCAAGATGTCCAGTCCCGGTTATGATCCGCAATTAATGGTCGGTTTGGATCGGGGTAAAAATTACTCTAAATTGCTAAATGACCCCTTAAAACCCCTATTTGACAGAACAACGATGGCACAATATCCCCCAGGTTCCATATTCAAAACCGTCCAGGCTCTGATTGGTTTACAAACGAAAGCGATTTCACTGCAAACACAATGTACATGTAGTGGAGGTGCTTATATTGTCGGGGGAAAATTCATGAAGTGTCACCATCATAGTTCTCCCGTGAATTTACTCCAGTCCATTGAAAACTCCTGTAACCCTTATTACGCTAATGTTTTCAAGAGAATTCTGGAATTGCCGGAATATAAAACGGTGAGAAATGCCTACGGGGAATGGCGGAAATACGTGATGTCCTTTGGGTTCGGCAATAAGATATGTCCGGATTTCTCCAATGAAGTATCCGGTTCTATTCCCACGCAAGAATATTACGACAATGTGTTTAAAACTCAAAAATGGTACCCCTCTTACATGATTTCTCTTTCCATTGGTCAAGGAGAATTAATGATCACACCGATTCAAATGGCGAATTTGGCCACGATTCTGGCGAACCGAGGATATTATATTACACCACATATTGTAAGATCGATAAATGACTCGATCTCCAGCCAAATAAAAAAGCACGTTATTCCCATTGACCGGAAACACTTTGACCCCATCGTGGAAGGAATGCAAATGGTTATCAAGGGGGGAACTGGACGACGGGCACAGGTGGATTCGATTGCAATAGCCGGAAAAACAGGAACCGTGCAAAATCCACATGGTGACGATCACTCCGTGTTTATTGCTTTTGCCCCAGTAGAAGATCCTAAAATCGCATTGATTGTATATGTTGAAAACGGGGTTTGGGGATCACGTTATGCGGCTCCAATTGCCGGTCTGTTGATCGAGAAATATTTGAAAGGAAAAATATCCGACAAGAAAAAGCCTCTTGAAAAAGAGATGTTCCAGGGTAGTCTGATCCATAATACAACCAGTAAAGTAAAAGAAACGAGCAATGAATAGCAGATCTAATAACCTACTCGCCAACATAGATTGGGTATCCATTCTATTATACCTGCTGCTTGTATTAATCGGGTGGTTAAATATTTATGCGGCAGTATATGATGAAAATCATAGCAGTATTTTCGATATTTCTCAAAAGTACGGGAAACAATTGA from Butyricimonas virosa encodes the following:
- a CDS encoding outer membrane beta-barrel protein, whose amino-acid sequence is MSEKIEKLFKNALEQVSVEPPARVWEGINSHFVMKQRRLRRIYTYSGIAAAVILLFGVGFFMQSKHTDIYTPTSVATLNSSINNQDNNKILAFTSTPYSIPEIKKKREEYTVEHLAPVPISISALTGLENEQPEGDLKKASVRAGFIPLVNQNAIENQRKYTELLDGKSITTVKTTNKVKSEDAKMFTVGGYVSPGYSSGSYKTSGTNARSAQYESSQMSGIFNVGGGLTFAVKPTKRISIETGLGYSRMGQKTDDAQVYVPRSDMVSYNANTHAYTPLGSVKNKANATVSSPETFVSLKTEQDEDGSIEQQFDAIEIPLIFRYHLNDNRVKFSVLGGFGASFMVRNHTYVNYNGKKEFMGEAEDIRTFNISTNIGFGIEYPLSKSIHIKVEPGFKYYLQSLSKSAEIDFKPYSFTFSTGIGINF
- a CDS encoding rod shape-determining protein codes for the protein MGLFSFLTQDIAIDLGTANTIIIMNDKMVVNEPSIVAVDKKTEKVIAIGERARQMQGKTHEYIKTIRPLRDGVIADFNAAEQMIRGMIKMANGKSKFFSPSLRIVVCIPSGSTEVELRAVRDSAEHAGGRDVYMIYEPMAAALGIGLDVEAPEGNMIVDIGGGTTEIAVISLGGIVTNKSIRIAGDDLTDDIQEYMRHQHNIKIGERTAEEIKIHVGSALSELDEPPADFVVQGPNQMTSLPVEVPVSYQEIAHCIEKSISKIEIAILAALEQTPPELYADIVNKGIYLAGGGALLRGLDKRLTDKLNIPFHIAEDPLRAVARGTGIALKNVDRFSFLIR
- the mrdA gene encoding penicillin-binding protein 2, which gives rise to MNKFGYRQGIISGIIISVCVVYLLRLFTYQVVSDKYKVMAENNSQRTETEYPARGLIYDRNNKLLVDNQAAYDLMIIPNQVKKFDTLELISILDITKESLEKRIQDCRDYAKFKPSVLVSQIPGNKYAVLQEKLYRYPGFYIQTRTLRKYNVNHSADVFGYIGEVNSEQMKDPYYAQGDYIGISGLEKTYEKHLRGTKGKRVVLVDNKNRVKGSFADGEYDEDAIVGENLYTTLDVDLQEYAYELMQNKKGGIVAIEPSTGEILVKMSSPGYDPQLMVGLDRGKNYSKLLNDPLKPLFDRTTMAQYPPGSIFKTVQALIGLQTKAISLQTQCTCSGGAYIVGGKFMKCHHHSSPVNLLQSIENSCNPYYANVFKRILELPEYKTVRNAYGEWRKYVMSFGFGNKICPDFSNEVSGSIPTQEYYDNVFKTQKWYPSYMISLSIGQGELMITPIQMANLATILANRGYYITPHIVRSINDSISSQIKKHVIPIDRKHFDPIVEGMQMVIKGGTGRRAQVDSIAIAGKTGTVQNPHGDDHSVFIAFAPVEDPKIALIVYVENGVWGSRYAAPIAGLLIEKYLKGKISDKKKPLEKEMFQGSLIHNTTSKVKETSNE
- the mreC gene encoding rod shape-determining protein MreC; amino-acid sequence: MKEIIKLILKYHFTIIFILLEIVSFSLIIRHNEYQRAIFSESASTLFGNISSTITSIKDYFRLKEMNESLANENILLKNRLEKYEFLRDTIIHGTVVQDSIPVYEYIGAKQVNATYNRTKNYITLNQGRKNGLQKEMAVCTPEGIVGLIQDLSDHFAVVIPLINVDSRISAKIKKNNYYGSLQWDGNDYAYSYLNDIPYHVEVNAGDTIVTSGLSKIFPEGIVVGYVESVDKETANFLKIKVKLAVDFKRINHVYVILNNKKNEQTSLEAINYHE
- the purH gene encoding bifunctional phosphoribosylaminoimidazolecarboxamide formyltransferase/IMP cyclohydrolase, which translates into the protein MRTKRALISVFDKSGIVDFAKSLNSMGWEIISTGGTSKKLKEEGLQVKDISDLTQFPECFDGRVKTLHPNVEGGILAIRDNEKHKQQMTELGIEPIDMVVCNLYPFKETILKAGVSHEEIIENIDIGGPTMIRAAAKNYPFVTVITDPKDYTKVIEEIQAHGDTSLETKELLAAKVFIHTAHYDALIANYFSKRLNIQSPKTLTLTFEKKQDLRYGENPHQSATFYTQIQETEGTLTGAVQLHGKELSYNNIGDTDGALETLKEFEEPTVVAAKHANPCGVGSAATLAEAFKKAYEADPVSIFGGIIAVNREVDKATAEVMSPIFLEVIVAPSFSEEALTILTKKKNLRLLQVSNISKRDYTSPKAKTVLGGLLIQDMDQQLLDGELKYVTNRRPSEKELEDLLFAWKVVKHTKSNAIAIAKDKCTTGVGPGQVSRIWALENAIRQGGERIKDSVMASDAFFPFADCVEAAHKAGITAIIQPGGSIHDQDSIDAANKYNIAMIFTGMRHFKH